In a genomic window of Xylophilus rhododendri:
- the dxs gene encoding 1-deoxy-D-xylulose-5-phosphate synthase translates to MSSDSIDPSAPRPLLSRIDSPADLRALPREQLDALAGELRSYVLESVARTGGHLSSNLGTVELTVALHYVFDTPRDRIVWDVGHQTYPHKILTGRRERMATLRQQGGLSGFPQRAESEYDTFGTAHSSTSISAALGMAMAARQKGEDRHAIAVIGDGAMTAGMAFEAMNNAGVTDGRLLVILNDNDMSISPPVGALNRYLAQLMSGRFYAATKNVGKSVLRAVPPLFELAKRFEQHAKGMVVPATLFEQFGFNYVGPIDGHDLESLIPTLENLRELRGPQFLHVVTKKGQGYKLAEADPVAYHGPGKFDPAVGLVKSATPSKPTFTNVFGQWLCDMAAQDTRLVGITPAMREGSGLVEFEKRFPDRYYDVGIAEQHAVTFAAGMACEGVKPVVAIYSTFLQRGYDQLVHDVALQNLPVLFALDRAGLVGADGATHAGAYDIPFLRCIPNMAIACPADERECRQLLSTAYAQNGPVAVRYPRGAGVGAIPLASLEGLPYGKGEIRRQGGSGIAILCFGTLLYPALEAGEKLDATVVNMRWAKPLDLELLQQVAASHQGLVTVEEGAVMGGAGSAVSEALQAHGIVRPLLQLGLPDAFIEHGDHARLLSLAGLDAAGIEGSIVQRFGRKTMLAES, encoded by the coding sequence ATGTCCTCCGATTCCATCGATCCTTCCGCGCCGCGGCCGCTGCTCTCGCGCATCGACAGCCCCGCCGACCTGCGTGCGCTGCCGCGCGAGCAGCTCGACGCCCTGGCCGGGGAGCTGCGCAGCTATGTGCTGGAAAGCGTGGCGCGCACCGGCGGCCACCTCAGCTCCAACCTGGGCACGGTCGAGCTGACCGTGGCGCTGCACTATGTGTTCGACACGCCGCGCGACCGCATCGTGTGGGACGTGGGCCACCAGACCTATCCGCACAAGATCCTCACCGGCCGGCGCGAGCGCATGGCTACGTTGCGCCAGCAAGGCGGCCTGTCGGGTTTCCCGCAGCGCGCCGAGAGCGAGTACGACACCTTCGGCACGGCGCATTCCTCCACCAGCATCTCCGCCGCGCTGGGGATGGCGATGGCGGCGCGCCAGAAGGGCGAGGACCGCCATGCGATCGCCGTCATCGGCGACGGCGCCATGACCGCCGGCATGGCCTTCGAGGCCATGAACAACGCGGGTGTGACGGACGGCCGGCTGCTGGTGATCCTGAACGACAACGACATGTCGATCAGCCCGCCGGTGGGCGCGCTCAACCGCTACCTGGCGCAGCTGATGAGCGGGCGTTTCTACGCGGCGACCAAGAACGTCGGCAAGTCGGTGCTGCGCGCGGTGCCGCCCTTGTTCGAGCTGGCCAAGCGCTTCGAGCAGCATGCCAAGGGCATGGTGGTGCCGGCCACGCTGTTCGAACAGTTCGGCTTCAACTATGTCGGCCCGATCGACGGCCACGACCTCGAATCGCTGATCCCCACGCTGGAGAACCTGCGCGAGCTGCGCGGCCCGCAGTTCCTGCATGTGGTGACGAAGAAGGGCCAGGGCTACAAGCTGGCCGAGGCCGATCCGGTGGCCTATCACGGGCCGGGCAAGTTCGATCCGGCGGTGGGGCTGGTCAAGTCCGCAACGCCTTCCAAGCCGACCTTCACCAACGTCTTCGGCCAGTGGCTGTGCGACATGGCGGCGCAGGACACACGGCTCGTCGGCATCACGCCGGCGATGCGCGAGGGCTCGGGCCTGGTCGAATTCGAGAAGCGTTTTCCCGACCGCTACTACGACGTCGGCATCGCCGAGCAGCATGCGGTGACCTTCGCCGCCGGCATGGCCTGCGAGGGCGTCAAGCCGGTGGTCGCCATCTATTCGACCTTCCTGCAGCGCGGCTACGACCAGCTGGTGCACGACGTGGCGCTGCAGAACCTGCCGGTGCTGTTCGCGCTGGACCGCGCCGGGCTGGTCGGCGCCGACGGCGCCACCCATGCGGGCGCCTACGACATCCCCTTCCTGCGCTGCATCCCCAACATGGCCATCGCCTGCCCGGCCGACGAGCGCGAATGCCGCCAGCTGCTGAGCACCGCCTACGCGCAGAACGGCCCGGTGGCCGTGCGTTATCCGCGTGGCGCGGGTGTTGGCGCCATACCGCTGGCCTCGCTCGAAGGCCTGCCCTATGGCAAGGGCGAGATCCGCCGCCAGGGCGGCAGCGGCATCGCCATCCTGTGTTTCGGCACGCTGCTCTATCCGGCGCTGGAAGCCGGCGAGAAGCTCGATGCCACGGTCGTCAACATGCGCTGGGCCAAGCCGCTCGACCTGGAGCTGCTGCAGCAGGTCGCAGCCAGCCACCAGGGCCTGGTGACGGTGGAAGAGGGCGCCGTCATGGGCGGCGCCGGCAGCGCGGTCTCCGAAGCGCTGCAAGCCCATGGCATCGTGCGCCCGCTGCTGCAGCTGGGCCTGCCCGATGCCTTCATCGAGCATGGCGACCATGCCCGTCTCCTGTCCCTGGCCGGACTGGATGCGGCGGGCATCGAAGGCTCCATCGTGCAGCGATTCGGTCGCAAGACCATGCTTGCAGAAAGCTGA
- a CDS encoding methyltransferase: MSNHTAKLEKIRQLIPAIAFQEGLCETAPPPVHRSCRPFYFDAPEFGRIDQMLDIGGGPGYVASLLKEEHPPIRITVFDLPPVCDRALDIFRESGQGAELGAHAGDFFHDPFPTGFRAMQFSHVLELFTPDRIGLLLKKSFDALPRNGRLLVYGQASAANEEPPAVQQAPTFPFQALALPAGISVRYSAEQYLYWLRLVGFSTVTCRQDASARIFLAAWK; encoded by the coding sequence GTGTCGAACCACACCGCAAAGCTCGAGAAAATCAGGCAGCTGATTCCCGCGATCGCATTCCAGGAGGGGCTTTGCGAAACCGCCCCGCCGCCGGTGCATCGCAGTTGTCGGCCCTTCTATTTCGACGCCCCCGAATTCGGCCGCATCGACCAGATGCTCGACATCGGCGGCGGCCCCGGCTACGTGGCCAGCCTGCTCAAGGAAGAGCACCCCCCGATACGCATCACGGTTTTCGATTTGCCGCCGGTATGCGACCGGGCACTGGATATCTTTCGGGAAAGCGGCCAGGGCGCGGAACTCGGCGCGCATGCCGGCGATTTTTTCCACGACCCGTTTCCCACCGGCTTTCGCGCCATGCAGTTCTCGCACGTGCTGGAGCTGTTCACGCCGGACCGCATTGGCCTGCTGCTGAAGAAATCCTTCGACGCCTTGCCGCGTAACGGCAGATTGCTGGTGTATGGCCAGGCCAGCGCGGCCAATGAGGAGCCGCCCGCGGTGCAACAAGCGCCGACTTTCCCGTTTCAGGCGCTGGCGCTCCCGGCTGGCATCTCGGTGAGATATTCGGCCGAGCAATACCTCTATTGGCTCAGGCTGGTCGGTTTCTCCACCGTGACCTGCCGGCAGGACGCCTCGGCCAGGATCTTCCTGGCCGCCTGGAAATAG
- a CDS encoding GntP family permease, protein MNSQDIALLVTALASVLGLVALIVLKPKLHPLLALLIVSAAVGLATGMPLDKLVHAISGGAGKTLGAVGLVVALGAMLGKILADSGVTDSVANAIVSRASRKALPWAMTGVAFIIGIPMFFEVGLVVLLPLVFGVARKLEAEQPGKGSAYVYVGVPVIAALAAMHGMVPPHPGPLTAIATLKTSVGATMLYGFICAIPAIVLAGPIYGAFIAPRMTVRPDDALVAQYAPDADSPDAAPRKSPPGIGLGLLTALLPAVLMLLHALGEVMLAKDSSLLHVAAFVGNPIVAMLLGVIFAVLVLRPGQPEAVRKALSQSVKPVANVLLIIAGGGAFQQVLTDAHVGDAIVHMSHQLALSPLVLGWLISMLLSVSTGSATVGIVGAAGLLAPLAASGAAVNQPLLALSIGCGSLFFNYANHAGFWLVKESFGMSMGEATKTISVVQSIVAVVGLVMVLLLNLLPPLV, encoded by the coding sequence ATGAATTCACAGGATATTGCGCTGCTGGTCACGGCACTGGCCAGCGTTCTCGGGCTGGTCGCGCTCATCGTGCTCAAGCCGAAACTGCATCCGCTGCTGGCCCTGCTGATCGTCTCGGCGGCCGTGGGCCTGGCCACCGGCATGCCGCTGGACAAGCTGGTCCACGCGATTTCCGGCGGCGCCGGCAAGACGCTGGGCGCCGTCGGGCTGGTGGTGGCGCTGGGCGCCATGCTGGGCAAGATCCTGGCGGATTCGGGCGTCACCGACAGCGTGGCCAATGCCATCGTGAGCCGCGCATCGCGCAAGGCCCTGCCCTGGGCCATGACGGGCGTGGCCTTCATCATCGGCATTCCGATGTTCTTCGAGGTCGGCCTGGTGGTGCTGCTGCCGCTGGTCTTCGGCGTGGCGCGCAAGCTCGAAGCCGAACAGCCCGGCAAGGGCTCGGCCTATGTGTATGTGGGTGTGCCGGTGATCGCCGCGCTGGCGGCCATGCACGGCATGGTGCCGCCGCACCCCGGGCCGCTGACCGCCATCGCCACGCTCAAGACCAGCGTGGGCGCGACCATGCTCTACGGCTTCATCTGCGCGATCCCGGCCATCGTGCTGGCCGGCCCGATCTACGGCGCCTTCATCGCGCCGCGCATGACGGTGCGCCCCGACGACGCCCTGGTGGCCCAGTACGCGCCGGATGCCGACAGCCCGGACGCCGCGCCGCGCAAGTCGCCCCCCGGCATCGGCCTGGGCCTGCTGACGGCGCTGCTGCCCGCCGTGCTGATGCTGCTGCATGCGCTGGGCGAAGTGATGCTGGCCAAGGACTCCTCCCTGCTGCATGTCGCCGCCTTCGTGGGCAACCCGATCGTGGCGATGCTGCTGGGCGTGATCTTCGCGGTGCTGGTGCTGCGTCCGGGTCAGCCCGAAGCGGTGCGCAAGGCGCTCAGCCAGAGCGTCAAGCCGGTCGCCAACGTGCTGCTGATCATCGCCGGCGGCGGCGCCTTCCAGCAGGTGCTGACCGATGCCCATGTGGGCGATGCCATCGTGCACATGAGCCACCAGCTGGCGCTGTCGCCGCTGGTGCTCGGCTGGCTGATCTCGATGCTGCTGTCGGTGTCCACCGGCTCAGCCACCGTCGGCATCGTGGGCGCGGCGGGGCTGCTGGCGCCGCTGGCGGCCTCGGGCGCGGCGGTCAACCAGCCGCTGCTGGCGCTGTCCATCGGCTGCGGCTCGCTGTTCTTCAACTATGCCAACCACGCCGGCTTCTGGCTGGTGAAGGAATCCTTCGGCATGAGCATGGGCGAGGCGACCAAGACCATCTCGGTGGTGCAGTCCATCGTGGCCGTGGTCGGGCTGGTGATGGTGCTCTTGCTGAATCTGCTGCCGCCGCTGGTCTGA
- a CDS encoding response regulator: protein MGQKVFLVEDSATVRMALTLGLADAGAMEVVDFAETERGAVAWLNENPSGWMLAIVDMFLKEGTGLGVLAACRDSRQPGQRVVVLTSHATSDLRERCLRLGANAFFDKASETEALIAYCVQELQPGS, encoded by the coding sequence ATGGGCCAAAAAGTGTTCTTGGTCGAAGACAGCGCCACGGTCCGCATGGCCCTGACGCTGGGCCTGGCCGACGCTGGCGCGATGGAAGTGGTGGATTTCGCCGAAACCGAACGCGGCGCGGTGGCCTGGCTCAACGAGAACCCGTCCGGCTGGATGCTGGCGATCGTGGACATGTTCCTCAAGGAAGGCACCGGCCTGGGCGTGCTGGCCGCCTGCCGCGACAGCCGCCAGCCGGGACAGCGGGTGGTGGTTCTCACCTCGCATGCCACTTCCGATCTGCGCGAGCGCTGCCTGCGGCTGGGCGCGAACGCCTTCTTCGACAAGGCCAGCGAAACCGAGGCGCTCATCGCCTATTGCGTGCAGGAGCTTCAGCCGGGCTCATGA
- a CDS encoding GAF domain-containing protein, producing the protein MIAGARLYAIQAALAQGSLADALSLLNKGVVHRFTAAYHLQDGVLYNRGLVDKLGKPMPELMRAVPVEHSFCQFVMRDNFFQTTDSTRDPRLQGHRLQGVIHSYTAAPITDSSGHFVIGSICHFDFVRQVLSLDEVDLLKRAGRLVTGRMLFEAGAPSA; encoded by the coding sequence ATGATCGCCGGTGCACGCTTGTACGCCATCCAGGCCGCCCTGGCTCAGGGCAGTCTGGCCGATGCGCTGTCCCTGCTCAACAAGGGGGTGGTGCACCGCTTCACGGCCGCGTATCACCTGCAGGACGGCGTGCTCTACAACCGCGGCCTGGTCGACAAGCTGGGCAAGCCCATGCCCGAACTCATGCGGGCGGTGCCGGTGGAGCACAGCTTCTGCCAGTTCGTGATGCGCGACAACTTCTTCCAGACCACCGACTCCACCCGTGACCCGCGCCTGCAGGGCCACCGCCTGCAGGGCGTGATCCACTCCTATACCGCCGCGCCCATCACCGATTCGAGCGGGCATTTCGTGATCGGCAGCATCTGCCACTTCGATTTCGTGAGGCAGGTGCTGTCGCTGGACGAGGTCGATCTGCTCAAGCGCGCCGGGCGGCTGGTGACCGGCCGCATGCTGTTCGAGGCCGGGGCGCCGTCGGCCTGA
- a CDS encoding TRAP transporter substrate-binding protein has protein sequence MDRRFIIKNAGIAGVLAAGVAPAVHAQAAVRWRLASSFPKSLDTIYGGAETFAKKVGEMTGGKFQVSVHAAGELMPAFGVVDGVQQGSIEAAHTAGYYFFGKNEAFAIGAAIPFGMNSRQLTSWMFEGNGLKLTREFYAKYNAVNFPCGNTGAQMGGWFRKEIKAPEDIKGLKFRIGGFAGRVIERMGGVPQNIPGGEIYQSLEKGTIDAAEWIGPYDDQKLGFNKVAPFYYYPGWWEGALQLDLLVNQKAYDALSPEYKAIVETAASEAHVVMQARYDARNPTALKQLVGAKTKVVAFPKTVLDASFKTAMEVYADLDKNNPDWKKIYGDYRTFQKDQLLWSRFAEARFDSYMQGVQLP, from the coding sequence ATGGATCGTCGTTTCATCATCAAGAACGCGGGTATCGCCGGGGTTCTGGCAGCCGGCGTCGCGCCGGCGGTCCATGCACAGGCGGCAGTGCGCTGGCGCCTGGCATCGAGCTTCCCGAAGTCGCTCGACACCATCTACGGCGGCGCCGAGACCTTCGCCAAGAAGGTCGGCGAAATGACCGGCGGCAAGTTCCAGGTCAGCGTGCATGCGGCCGGCGAACTGATGCCGGCCTTCGGTGTGGTGGACGGGGTGCAGCAGGGCTCGATCGAGGCCGCGCATACCGCGGGCTACTACTTCTTCGGCAAGAACGAGGCCTTTGCCATCGGCGCGGCGATCCCCTTCGGCATGAACTCGCGCCAGCTCACCTCCTGGATGTTCGAGGGCAATGGCCTGAAGCTCACTCGCGAGTTCTACGCCAAGTACAATGCGGTGAACTTCCCCTGCGGCAATACCGGCGCCCAGATGGGCGGCTGGTTCCGCAAGGAGATCAAGGCGCCGGAAGACATCAAGGGCCTGAAGTTCCGCATCGGCGGCTTCGCCGGCCGGGTGATCGAACGCATGGGCGGCGTGCCGCAGAACATCCCTGGCGGCGAGATCTACCAGTCGCTGGAAAAGGGCACCATCGACGCGGCCGAATGGATCGGCCCCTACGACGACCAGAAGCTGGGCTTCAACAAGGTCGCCCCCTTCTACTACTACCCCGGCTGGTGGGAAGGTGCGCTGCAGCTCGATCTCCTGGTCAACCAGAAGGCCTACGACGCGCTCTCGCCCGAGTACAAGGCCATCGTGGAGACTGCCGCTTCCGAAGCCCATGTGGTGATGCAGGCCCGCTACGACGCCCGCAACCCCACCGCACTCAAGCAGTTGGTGGGCGCCAAGACCAAGGTGGTGGCCTTCCCCAAGACGGTGCTGGACGCGTCCTTCAAGACGGCGATGGAGGTCTATGCCGATCTCGACAAGAACAACCCCGACTGGAAGAAGATCTACGGCGACTACCGTACCTTCCAGAAGGACCAGCTGCTCTGGTCGCGTTTCGCCGAAGCGCGTTTCGACAGCTATATGCAGGGCGTGCAGCTGCCCTGA
- a CDS encoding cysteine dioxygenase family protein, with protein sequence MPASPVSPDIAPLREFVTAFGRLLDEAPDEPRVLREGGALLRRLVSRDDWLPEAFAQPHPEYYRQYLLHADSTERFSVVSFVWGPGQATPVHDHTVWGLIGMLRGSEESQGYAEQDGRWLPHGAASRLAPGDVEPVSPTVGDVHRVRNLFEDRVSVSIHVYGANIGAVRRHTYPAEGGRKPFVSGYSNSLLPNLWDRSAELRGA encoded by the coding sequence ATGCCTGCATCCCCCGTATCCCCGGACATCGCCCCGCTGCGCGAATTCGTCACCGCCTTCGGCCGCCTCCTCGACGAGGCCCCCGACGAACCCCGTGTGCTGCGGGAGGGCGGCGCGCTGCTGCGCCGCCTGGTCTCGCGCGACGACTGGCTGCCCGAGGCCTTCGCCCAGCCGCATCCCGAGTACTACCGGCAGTACCTGCTGCATGCCGACTCGACCGAGCGCTTTTCCGTGGTGAGTTTCGTCTGGGGTCCGGGCCAGGCCACGCCGGTGCACGACCACACGGTGTGGGGCCTGATCGGCATGCTGAGGGGTTCGGAAGAGAGCCAGGGCTATGCCGAGCAGGACGGCCGCTGGCTGCCCCATGGGGCAGCGTCGCGGTTGGCGCCGGGCGATGTGGAACCGGTCTCGCCCACCGTGGGCGATGTGCACCGGGTGCGCAACCTGTTCGAGGACCGGGTGTCGGTCAGCATCCATGTCTACGGCGCCAACATCGGTGCGGTGCGCCGGCACACCTATCCGGCCGAGGGTGGACGCAAGCCCTTCGTCTCGGGTTATTCGAACAGCCTGCTGCCCAATCTCTGGGACCGTTCGGCCGAGCTGCGCGGCGCCTGA
- a CDS encoding molybdopterin-containing oxidoreductase family protein translates to MSSTIPIQTPGQERVVHGTCPHDCPDTCAMLITVKDGVATKVKGDPAHPTTQGALCTKVSRYLERTYSPDRLLHPMRRVGPKGPGQGRFERIGWDEALDTIAARFKAIAAEDPQAILPYAYSGTLGLVHNFGMPRRFFHRLGASLPERVLCATAGRLGYNTVIGAQVGIDIVHFPEARLILLWGTNPITSNLHLWTRIAEAKRNGARIIAIDPYRSLSADKADWHIAPLPGTDGALAFGLMHLLIRDGNLDRDYIEQHTLGFDALAARAAEFPPERVAELTGLPAETILRLAAEYGAERRSAIRVNFGMQRHAGGGNAMRAIACLPALTGAWREVGGGVLMDVAGAHAVDLAALDGRHMLPDPPPRNVNMAQIGKALTELNDPPLKALFVYASNPVAVAPNNALLRQGLLRPDLFTVVHEIFLTDTCDYADIVLPATTQLEQFDVHRPYGTLYTMLNQQAIAPLGEACSNAELFRRLAARMGFDEPCFRQSDEEIAQQAHDRGAAVNATLDFELLHRQGWQRLDLPERYAPFAEGRFPTPSGKCEFESASAAAQGWSAVPEFIPPRESAAGDPALAARFPLMLLTPPARHYLNSSFSGVASLVRDVGEPWVEISAGDAARRCIAEGDRVQVFNERGAFSVRAVVNDRTRDGVLVAPSIWWLKKSADGENANAVTSDGLTDIGRGATYYDTAVEIRKLPALS, encoded by the coding sequence ATGAGCTCCACCATCCCGATCCAGACGCCCGGCCAGGAGCGTGTGGTGCACGGCACCTGTCCGCACGATTGCCCCGACACCTGCGCCATGCTGATCACCGTGAAGGACGGGGTGGCGACCAAGGTGAAGGGCGACCCGGCGCATCCGACCACGCAGGGCGCCCTGTGCACCAAGGTGTCGCGCTACCTGGAGCGCACCTACAGCCCGGACCGCCTGCTGCATCCCATGCGCCGCGTCGGCCCCAAGGGACCGGGGCAGGGCCGCTTCGAACGCATCGGCTGGGACGAGGCGCTGGACACCATCGCCGCGCGCTTCAAGGCCATCGCCGCCGAGGACCCGCAGGCCATCCTGCCCTATGCCTATTCCGGCACCCTGGGCCTGGTGCACAACTTCGGCATGCCGCGCCGCTTCTTCCACCGCCTGGGCGCTTCGCTGCCCGAGCGGGTGCTGTGCGCCACGGCCGGCCGGCTGGGCTACAACACGGTGATCGGCGCGCAGGTCGGCATCGACATCGTGCATTTCCCCGAGGCCCGGCTGATCCTGCTGTGGGGCACCAACCCCATCACCTCCAACCTGCACCTGTGGACCCGCATCGCCGAGGCCAAGCGCAACGGGGCGCGCATCATCGCCATCGACCCCTACCGTTCGCTGTCCGCCGACAAGGCCGACTGGCACATCGCGCCGCTGCCCGGCACCGACGGCGCGCTGGCCTTCGGGCTGATGCACCTGCTGATCCGCGACGGAAATCTCGACCGCGACTACATCGAACAACACACCCTGGGCTTCGACGCACTCGCCGCCCGCGCCGCCGAATTCCCGCCGGAACGCGTCGCCGAACTCACCGGCCTGCCGGCCGAGACCATCCTGCGCCTGGCCGCCGAATACGGCGCCGAACGCCGCTCGGCCATCCGCGTCAACTTCGGCATGCAGCGCCATGCCGGCGGCGGCAACGCCATGCGCGCCATCGCCTGCCTGCCGGCGCTGACCGGCGCCTGGCGCGAGGTCGGCGGCGGCGTGCTGATGGATGTGGCCGGCGCGCATGCGGTCGACCTGGCCGCGCTCGACGGCCGCCACATGCTGCCCGACCCGCCACCGCGCAACGTCAACATGGCGCAGATCGGCAAGGCCCTGACCGAGCTGAACGATCCGCCGCTGAAGGCGCTCTTCGTCTACGCCTCCAACCCGGTGGCGGTGGCGCCGAACAACGCCCTGCTGCGCCAGGGCCTGCTGCGGCCGGACCTGTTCACGGTGGTGCACGAGATCTTCCTGACCGACACCTGCGACTACGCCGACATCGTGCTGCCCGCCACCACCCAGCTGGAGCAGTTCGACGTGCACCGGCCCTACGGCACTCTGTACACCATGCTCAACCAGCAGGCCATTGCGCCGCTGGGCGAGGCCTGCTCCAACGCCGAACTGTTCCGTCGCCTGGCCGCGCGCATGGGCTTCGACGAGCCCTGCTTCCGGCAGTCCGACGAGGAGATCGCCCAGCAGGCGCATGACCGCGGCGCGGCCGTCAATGCCACGCTGGACTTCGAGCTGCTGCATCGCCAGGGCTGGCAGCGGCTCGACCTGCCCGAGCGCTACGCGCCCTTCGCCGAGGGCCGCTTTCCCACGCCGTCGGGCAAATGCGAGTTCGAAAGCGCCTCGGCCGCGGCCCAGGGCTGGAGCGCGGTGCCCGAGTTCATACCGCCGCGCGAGTCGGCCGCCGGCGATCCGGCCCTGGCCGCGCGTTTTCCGCTGATGCTGCTGACCCCGCCGGCCCGGCACTACCTCAACTCGAGCTTTTCCGGCGTCGCCTCGCTGGTGCGCGACGTGGGCGAGCCCTGGGTGGAGATCAGCGCGGGCGATGCGGCCCGCCGCTGCATCGCCGAAGGCGACCGGGTGCAGGTCTTCAACGAGCGCGGCGCCTTCTCGGTGCGGGCCGTCGTGAACGACCGCACGCGCGACGGCGTGCTGGTCGCCCCCTCGATCTGGTGGCTGAAGAAATCGGCCGACGGCGAGAACGCCAATGCCGTCACTTCCGACGGCCTGACCGACATCGGCCGCGGCGCCACTTACTACGACACGGCGGTGGAGATCCGCAAGCTGCCGGCACTGTCATGA
- a CDS encoding aldolase/citrate lyase family protein produces MRHPANRFKQALAAGQAQIGLWSTLPSPYVSELIGGAGYDWVLLDTEHTPSDVPLMAQQLQATAAAVTLDGSSPIAAVVRPAWNDPVLIKRYLDIGAQNLLLPFVQNAEEARAAVRATRYPPHGIRGMGGSTRASNYGRTADYIARANEEICVLVQVETREALAEIEAIAAVDGVDGIFIGPADLSASMGHPGQARHPEVDAAIDDAIGRIRACGKAPGILMVDETRARECLALGAQFVAVALDLLILRNGLDAAAARFRTQAAAKPGASSSY; encoded by the coding sequence ATGCGACATCCCGCCAACCGTTTCAAGCAAGCCCTCGCCGCCGGACAGGCGCAGATCGGACTCTGGTCCACCCTGCCCTCGCCCTATGTCTCGGAACTCATCGGCGGCGCCGGCTACGACTGGGTGCTGCTGGACACCGAACACACGCCGAGCGATGTGCCCTTGATGGCCCAGCAGCTGCAGGCCACCGCCGCGGCCGTCACGCTCGATGGCAGCTCGCCGATCGCCGCGGTGGTGCGGCCGGCCTGGAACGATCCGGTGCTGATCAAGCGTTACCTCGACATCGGCGCGCAGAACCTGCTGCTGCCCTTCGTGCAGAACGCCGAGGAAGCCCGCGCCGCCGTGCGCGCCACCCGCTATCCGCCGCACGGCATCCGCGGCATGGGCGGCTCCACCCGCGCTTCCAACTACGGCCGCACCGCCGACTACATCGCCCGGGCGAACGAGGAAATCTGCGTGCTGGTGCAGGTGGAGACACGCGAGGCGCTGGCCGAGATCGAGGCCATCGCGGCGGTCGATGGCGTGGACGGCATCTTCATAGGACCGGCCGACCTGTCGGCCAGCATGGGCCATCCGGGCCAAGCCCGGCATCCGGAAGTCGATGCCGCGATCGACGATGCTATCGGCCGCATCCGCGCCTGCGGCAAGGCGCCGGGCATCCTGATGGTGGATGAGACCCGGGCCCGCGAATGCCTGGCGCTCGGCGCCCAGTTCGTCGCCGTGGCGCTCGACCTGCTGATCCTGCGCAACGGCCTGGATGCGGCGGCGGCGCGGTTTCGCACGCAGGCGGCAGCGAAACCGGGCGCCAGCAGCAGTTACTGA
- a CDS encoding FxDxF family PEP-CTERM protein, with product MKSLVKKATIVGSLIFSLAMATGAQATSLGVISGTTTFSGSTTAGPYDQPFSFSLATSNSTVFVLLEIDSSASAGISGAALYAGDLSSVADALGPAIATGTVSTSNPVGTGGATFLVQTLAGSTPVLTAGQDYTLFVTGTGIGNSSYAGVIALAPVPEPETLAMLLAGLGMMGAVVQRRRNRR from the coding sequence ATGAAATCATTAGTGAAGAAGGCCACTATAGTCGGTTCTCTGATATTTTCGTTAGCGATGGCAACAGGAGCCCAGGCAACGTCACTGGGGGTCATCTCGGGTACGACGACTTTCTCCGGCAGCACGACGGCAGGCCCGTACGATCAGCCCTTCAGCTTCTCGCTGGCGACAAGCAACAGCACTGTTTTTGTTCTGCTGGAGATCGATTCGAGCGCTTCCGCCGGCATCTCGGGCGCCGCGCTGTACGCGGGAGACTTGAGCAGCGTCGCCGATGCCTTGGGCCCGGCAATAGCGACAGGAACCGTATCGACCAGCAACCCGGTCGGCACTGGCGGCGCGACCTTCCTGGTGCAAACCCTGGCCGGGAGTACGCCAGTCCTCACGGCCGGTCAGGACTACACCTTGTTCGTTACGGGTACCGGAATAGGCAATTCGAGCTACGCCGGCGTGATTGCGCTCGCACCAGTTCCGGAACCCGAAACCCTTGCCATGTTGCTCGCAGGACTGGGTATGATGGGAGCCGTCGTCCAACGGAGACGCAACCGTCGTTGA